In the genome of Anabaena cylindrica PCC 7122, the window TGGGCAGGAATTCGCTCTTTACCAGTATTTAATCATGATAACCCAGAAGTACGGGAATACATCATGGAAATTGCCGAATATTGGATTAAATTTGGCATTGATGGTTGGCGTTTAGATGTACCCTTTGAAATTAAAACTCCTGGATTTTGGCAAGAATTTCGCCAACGAGTCAAAGCAATTAATCCAGATGCTTATATTGTCGGTGAAGTATGGGGAGATTCCCGTGAATGGTTAGATGGAAACCAATTTGATGGGGTGATGAATTATTTATTTGCTGGGCCAACTATTGCCTTTACCGCAGGCGACAGAGTAGATTTAGAACAGGTACAAGGCCGTGATTATCAACCCTCTCCACCATTATTTGCGGCTGAATACGCTGCTAAAATCAAAGAATTACTAGCATTTTATCCTTGGGAAATTCAGCTAACGCAACTTAACTTACTTGCAAGTCATGATACAGCGAGATTAATTACCATTGCTGGTGGTGATATCCCAAGTGCAGAATTAGCAACTTTACTTTTACTCACTTTCCCCGGTGCATCTAGTATTTATTATGGTGATGAAGTCGGTTTACCAGGTGCATTAGATCCTGATTCGCGTCGGGGGTTTCCTTTAGAATCTAATTGGAATTTAGAAATTCTTGATACTCACAAAAAATTAATTTCTCTACGTCACAAATATCAAGCTTTGCGTATTGGGGATTATCAAGTTCTTTATGCACAGGGAACGCTGTATATATTTGCGCGAACCTTGGGAACTGAGGAATTAATTATTGCTGTGAATGTGGGAACAGCAACCGCAACGGGTAATGTAGATTGTAGTAGTTTACAAACTCAACCTGAGCAAATTTTATTTGGTACTGGGGAAGTTGAATGGAATAGTGAAATTCTTGATTTAACCATTCCCCCCCGTACTGGTTGCATTTTAGGTTAAATATCGAAATGTCGGTGAAAGCGATTGTCTATTTTATCAGTTTTTTGTTGATTACAAATTAAGCAGAGAGTTTGTAAATTACTAATATCGTTTTTACCACCACGAGACAAAGGGATAATATGATCAATGCTGAGGTTAGTTTCTTGGGAAGTTTTACCGCAGCTTTGACACTGATATTTATCCCTTTGGAAAACGTAGGTTCTGACTTCTGGGGGTATGGTGATACGTGGGGTTTTGTTCATGTTTTTATCTCACGCAAAGGTAAGAGTTATGATGTAGCATCGTTTATCATACGTCGTAAATCGTCAAGGGGTGATTCTGGTTCTTTGATTTCTGTGTCTTCTTCAATGTAAAATTCAACGCTGAGTTTAAATTTGAGTTTCCCTTTTCTCCAAGATTTAGAACCTAAATTTAGCATTTTGACATCCATACCTTCTTTGAAACATTCAGTATTATAATGTCTATCTTGTAAATAATAAATTTTTTGTCTCCTCAATGCTTCCCATAGAGAAATCAAAAAATTTGTATCACTTCCGAGTTCTTCAAATGCTTGTTTCAATTTATTAACTTTATAAGTTAAATCATTACATTCAATCACATCATCATCATTACACTCTATCAACTTAAAATTATCTTCCATATCTTTCTTCCTTTGCGTCTTTGCGCCTTTGCGTGAGAATACTCTTATTAGGTGAACACAGAAAAACCCTGCATTCACCCAAAATATTATACTATACCTCTTCTTCCCCAATTATCGGCAATAAATGCTCATATAACTGCATTGCTTGTAAACAACTATTAATTCCCGTAACTGCTGTATTATACTCCTCAACTTTCCTCGCAACCTGACTTAACAAACGTTGATTGTTAGCGATCTTTTCCTCCGCTTCTTGTTCCAAAGTTTTCTCTAAATAAGCACGCGCATGAGGATATTGTTGTAAAATATCATCTGCTTGTTTTTCCCCCATTGGTAACAACTGAGTTTTGATAGTTTGGTTGATGGTTTGTCGGAAAGATTTACGAATTGTATTTTCAACTTTCGGTTCAAAATCTAACTTCAATAATTGTCTAATTGCTGGTTCAGCGTCAATTATACTTTCTGCATCATAACCTTGTGAAGTTTGTTCTAATACTTGTCGAAATTGATAAATAGAAAATGTTCCTTCGTTGTAAAATCTGTGACTTTCTCTCACAAAGCGATCGCATTCCACACTAGCAGCATTTACCAAAGCTTGAGAAACTTGTTTTTCTATCAATTTTATCTCTGATTCAATTCCCCCATCATTTCCTAACAAACGATACAATTGACGGTAATATTCTGATTTTCTAATCTTTTCCATTAGCTGCTGAAATAGATTAGCAATTACCTGTTGACAAGACTCTATTAAAATGTCTTCCAACTGGTTAGATAAATAATAAAAAGCCTCTACTAAAATAGCAAGTAAAGGTGCAGTTGCGTTGCGGGGATGACTTAATGTTGCACGACGATAAGCATCAGCTACAGAAAATGTATCTAGTAATTCATCCAAACGACGAATCATCCGAGATTGTAATTGTCGAAAGTCTGCTTCAAATTGCTCGCAATTACTATTAATCAATCCGTTGACTTCTTCGTGAATATGTTGGCTAAAATCTCTCCCAACTTGCTGGAGTTGCTGATTTAATTTTTGCAACTCATATTCTTTCATACTTTCGATTTCACGCGGTTGACTATCTAAGTCTCGTTGCAAACTTTGATAGTGTTTTTTGAGTTTGATGCAAATGTCTTCTAAGTCATCAGCAAGGTTTTTAAATAATTGCGGACGTTTTTCTTCTGTGAGATAGCGTGTAATTGATGTGCGGAATTCTTCAACACCACTATCTTGAATGAGTTGCTTGATTAACGGTGTTCCCTGTTCAGTTAAAATTCTCACATAGTTTTGATTAGGTGTTTCAAAGCTATTAACTGAAATGCGAAATTGACTAGGGGACAATTTACCAGAGTTAGCACAATAGCGATTAAACTCATTAATAAATTGCGGTGTTTCTTCTCTCCCATCTAAACCTTTCACACTTTCAACAAAAATCGAGTCTAAACCAAATCTATCTGAAATTGTTGTTTGTTTAATTTGACTTCCGTAAAAACCTAGTAACCCGCTGGTTTTATAAACTCTGCTACTATCTCGAAATTGGCCATTAATTAAATCTTCTAATCTTTGTCGGAGTTGATTATTGTACCAAGTTTCATCAATGCGGTTAAAGATATAAAAAACCCTGTCTCTTATTCCTGTATTTTCCCGCATTATTTCTAATAATTCGGTTTCTTCCTTTGTCAGATCACCCGCAGCAGCAGGTTTGAGAACACATACGACTGCTGATGTATCTGGATGTTGTATTTTTGCATAGGTTAATTGTGCATCTTTTTCTACGGGTGCATCAATCCCAGGTGTGTCAATAATGACGTTACCATCTTCTAAAAGCGGATGATGACAATAATATTCTATTCGCTTCAAAACCGCGCTGTTACTACCTCTTCGCGCATATCCTGCTGCTTCTTTGAGGTTGGTAAAGTTGAATTGTTCCATTGAGTATGTAGCATTATTAACCGTGTTGATGCGATCGCGGTTTGTTATATATCCTTCTAATAACAAAATTAATGCTTTTGCTTGTTTTCCCCGTTCTGATTTACTCTCTCCACCTTCCTGTTGAATAATTACTGTACAACCTTGACGCAATAAATCAATTACATCAGATTGATTAATATTTTCTACTGTATTAAATCCCAATTGTTGACACAAAGAAACCGCTTGTTCACGAACTTCTACTTCACTCAAAAAGGTTAAAACAACTCTTTCTGAATCTGCTGGTGCATACTCGATTTTGCATTCTGTACCAGTTGCGTGTCCTTCTGCACTATATAATAATTCCCTCTCCAATAGTGCATTAATCAACATTGATTTACCCGCACTAAAAGCACCTGCAAACACAATTTCAAATTTCGGAGAAATTGCTTTATCTAAAGATATTTGCACAGATGTTATATCTTGAGAACGCAAAGCTGTTTCTTGGTGCAACAGTTGTAAAATAGATTCAACTTGAGTTTGTAATTGCTGGCACTGAGGCGCTAAACTTGACATAATAAGTAGTAAACAATGTTTATAAGTATTGTAATATAGCCTTTCCCACTCTAGTTAGATACAAAATTAACCCTCCCCAACCCTCCCCTTGGTAAGGGGAGGGTGCGCGACAGCGCGGGTGGGGTGTATTTCATGAGATTGGGAATTGCTATACTACTTACTGCAATTTAGCTACATTCTACTTAACGCACCACGAGTTACACCTAATTGGTTTTGTAGTTTCAATTCTCTCCAAAGTTGAGAACCGTTGATTTCTCCTTGAAGAAGTTGATTATAACGGTGTATTGTTTTTATTACTTGTTCCGGTGTTTCGTTGAGAAATTCAATCCGGAAGTGCTGTAAACCCAATGATATTAGCCTTTGTACATATTCTGCACCAGTTTGAGCAGTACTATTATATACAGTGTTACGGCATCCTGCATCAGCTTTGAGAATGTGTTCACTACCTACTCTGTCTTTAATTTTGACTTCTAGTTTTTCGCAAGGTCTACCACAGTTAGTATAATCTGTTCCTTCTGATAAGAAAGCACAAAATACGCAGTGTTCCATGTGAAACATTGGTATTCGTTGATGAATTGTCACTTCCAAGTTTTGGGGTGGATAATTTGTAATTAAATCTTCGAGTTGGTTAACATTTAAGTCGTAGGATGCTGTTAATCTTTCTAAATTAAAGCGTTGTTGCAAATAGTCTGCTGTGAGTGGGTTAGCTATATTTAAAGAAAAGTCAGCAACACATCTTTCATTTGCAAAATATTCTAATTGGTCATAATTTCTAATTAAATAACCATCGGCTTTGGAATCACGAACTTGTTTTAAAATCCAGGTTTCTCCAGATTTAGTTATGCGGGGTGGTGCGACAAAGATACTGATTTCTGATTCAGATTCTCGCACTATTTTGACTGCTTCTTGATAATTGCGAGGATTTTCAAATTCACAGTATATTGTTTTGATATCTGCTGTTAATACTGCTTTGAGTTGGTTGATGTTTCTGACTAAAACAATCAGAGAAGGAAAAGCTGGAATAGGGGAAAAATTGGAAGTAATTAAATCTTGCCATTTTCCATGATGATTTAATTGCCAAAGTTTGGGTTTTCTTCTTAATTCTTCTAATTGGGTGACTATTTCCCGACGCATTCGGTTTAATTCACTCACGGGTAACATAATATTCCCGTTGAGATTATTTATAAAATTGTCTAAATAGAAAGAAGTATTTCCTAAACGTCCAAATTGTTCTTTTACCCTTTCTGTGGTGAGAGGTTTAGTGTGTGCTTCTACTAGCAATATTTCTGATTCTACTTGGACAATATTACCAAATTCATCACGAGCGATCGCAATTAATTTTTCTCCAATTTCTCCATACACTTCTATATTAATCGGTCGTTGAAATTGGGGATTTTCT includes:
- a CDS encoding glycoside hydrolase family 13 protein; the protein is MQIQTPDWVKHAVFYQIFPDRFARSKQPRKRLLNEARWEDWEAMPTLQGYKGGDLWGILEQLDYIQSLGINAIYFTPIFQSASNHRYHTHDYYQVDPLLGGNEAFKELLDAAHQRNIKVVLDGVFNHSSRGFFFFHDVLENGPHSPWVNWFKIHGWPLAPYTGELPANYEGWAGIRSLPVFNHDNPEVREYIMEIAEYWIKFGIDGWRLDVPFEIKTPGFWQEFRQRVKAINPDAYIVGEVWGDSREWLDGNQFDGVMNYLFAGPTIAFTAGDRVDLEQVQGRDYQPSPPLFAAEYAAKIKELLAFYPWEIQLTQLNLLASHDTARLITIAGGDIPSAELATLLLLTFPGASSIYYGDEVGLPGALDPDSRRGFPLESNWNLEILDTHKKLISLRHKYQALRIGDYQVLYAQGTLYIFARTLGTEELIIAVNVGTATATGNVDCSSLQTQPEQILFGTGEVEWNSEILDLTIPPRTGCILG
- a CDS encoding HNH endonuclease gives rise to the protein MNKTPRITIPPEVRTYVFQRDKYQCQSCGKTSQETNLSIDHIIPLSRGGKNDISNLQTLCLICNQQKTDKIDNRFHRHFDI
- a CDS encoding KGK domain-containing protein: MEDNFKLIECNDDDVIECNDLTYKVNKLKQAFEELGSDTNFLISLWEALRRQKIYYLQDRHYNTECFKEGMDVKMLNLGSKSWRKGKLKFKLSVEFYIEEDTEIKEPESPLDDLRRMINDATS
- a CDS encoding dynamin-like GTPase family protein — protein: MSSLAPQCQQLQTQVESILQLLHQETALRSQDITSVQISLDKAISPKFEIVFAGAFSAGKSMLINALLERELLYSAEGHATGTECKIEYAPADSERVVLTFLSEVEVREQAVSLCQQLGFNTVENINQSDVIDLLRQGCTVIIQQEGGESKSERGKQAKALILLLEGYITNRDRINTVNNATYSMEQFNFTNLKEAAGYARRGSNSAVLKRIEYYCHHPLLEDGNVIIDTPGIDAPVEKDAQLTYAKIQHPDTSAVVCVLKPAAAGDLTKEETELLEIMRENTGIRDRVFYIFNRIDETWYNNQLRQRLEDLINGQFRDSSRVYKTSGLLGFYGSQIKQTTISDRFGLDSIFVESVKGLDGREETPQFINEFNRYCANSGKLSPSQFRISVNSFETPNQNYVRILTEQGTPLIKQLIQDSGVEEFRTSITRYLTEEKRPQLFKNLADDLEDICIKLKKHYQSLQRDLDSQPREIESMKEYELQKLNQQLQQVGRDFSQHIHEEVNGLINSNCEQFEADFRQLQSRMIRRLDELLDTFSVADAYRRATLSHPRNATAPLLAILVEAFYYLSNQLEDILIESCQQVIANLFQQLMEKIRKSEYYRQLYRLLGNDGGIESEIKLIEKQVSQALVNAASVECDRFVRESHRFYNEGTFSIYQFRQVLEQTSQGYDAESIIDAEPAIRQLLKLDFEPKVENTIRKSFRQTINQTIKTQLLPMGEKQADDILQQYPHARAYLEKTLEQEAEEKIANNQRLLSQVARKVEEYNTAVTGINSCLQAMQLYEHLLPIIGEEEV